Proteins encoded by one window of Candidatus Obscuribacterales bacterium:
- the hemE gene encoding uroporphyrinogen decarboxylase: MSQVSITKESVLAQAPFMQACRRDKASRTPIWLMRQAGRFMPEYREIRSKVKFLDLCKNSQLASEVTVMAVEKLNVDAAIIFADLLLLVEPMGLGLEYAAGDGPVIHQPIRCQADLEKIQNVDPYESLGYVFEAIKLTRKALPANIPLIGFAGAPFTVASYIVEGGSSRHFLKTKQLMYTDSATWHILMQRIVQITIAYLIGQVEAGAQVIQLFDSWVGCLSPQDYRTYVMPHSKAIIDAVKEHAPVIHFGTGTATLLKDMKEAGGDVIGLDWRVELDQSWKELGYDVGVQGNLDPAILFSDKEEIRKQATRILKQAANRPGHIFNLGHGILPETPVENVQYLVETVRELG, from the coding sequence ATGTCACAAGTGTCTATTACGAAAGAATCAGTCCTCGCCCAGGCGCCATTTATGCAAGCCTGCCGCCGCGATAAAGCCTCCCGCACGCCAATTTGGCTCATGCGCCAAGCCGGACGCTTCATGCCCGAGTATCGCGAAATTCGCTCGAAGGTCAAATTCCTCGACCTCTGTAAAAATTCACAACTTGCCTCTGAAGTCACAGTTATGGCGGTTGAAAAACTCAACGTCGACGCCGCAATTATTTTTGCTGACTTGTTGCTTCTTGTTGAACCAATGGGACTCGGTCTGGAATACGCAGCAGGCGATGGGCCTGTTATTCATCAACCAATTCGCTGTCAGGCAGATTTAGAAAAAATCCAAAACGTTGATCCATACGAATCACTCGGCTACGTTTTCGAAGCAATCAAGCTAACACGCAAAGCATTACCCGCAAATATTCCATTGATTGGATTTGCCGGAGCACCATTTACAGTTGCATCCTACATCGTAGAAGGCGGCAGCTCACGCCACTTCCTCAAGACCAAGCAGTTGATGTACACCGACTCTGCAACCTGGCACATCCTGATGCAGCGCATTGTACAAATCACAATCGCTTACTTAATCGGACAAGTTGAAGCAGGTGCACAAGTCATCCAATTATTCGATAGCTGGGTTGGCTGTCTGTCACCGCAAGACTACAGAACCTACGTCATGCCACACAGCAAAGCAATTATCGACGCTGTAAAAGAACACGCTCCTGTAATCCATTTCGGCACAGGTACGGCGACACTCTTGAAAGACATGAAAGAAGCCGGCGGCGACGTCATCGGCTTAGACTGGCGCGTCGAACTCGATCAATCCTGGAAAGAACTCGGCTACGATGTCGGCGTCCAAGGAAATCTTGATCCTGCCATCTTATTCTCCGACAAAGAAGAAATCCGCAAACAAGCAACCCGCATTCTCAAACAAGCAGCAAATCGCCCAGGACACATTTTCAATCTCGGGCATGGAATTCTTCCAGAAACCCCAGTAGAAAATGTTCAGTATTTAGTCGAAACCGTTCGAGAACTCGGTTAA
- a CDS encoding DUF1702 family protein: MNEFCAGTLSSSNSTGGGMESAMALGTLINSVAAAHQFKVDQVMLHSLADELMSVSDANKLSGVFFRFLGQSVKGSDPFELARKVNDLEVRWRSVAAEAAAMGLAILDIVLGKKTRWSHFKQQIHQCYTPAVYLGRGMAIGLIKPRCQFHQDIQESMFSWLTVDGMGFTQAFLHHLHKVGKSSGLLPLHDCDSKTHQNIFDQGVGRFLWINHGHELPVLVAIINKQEKHRLADLWSGVGVASTFLGSVDKENMQYLKQEAGIYAPDLAVGASLACRTRLADGSRMPHLNDVIETLCKVNAQECAEISEQMMDQLSPFGVTINGTHYSNYHVWRKRMREFF, encoded by the coding sequence TTGAACGAATTTTGTGCTGGTACTTTGTCGTCCAGTAATTCCACCGGGGGTGGTATGGAGAGCGCAATGGCGCTAGGTACGCTTATCAATTCCGTAGCTGCTGCCCATCAATTCAAAGTTGATCAGGTAATGCTGCACTCATTAGCTGACGAGCTAATGTCAGTTAGTGACGCCAATAAGCTAAGTGGTGTCTTCTTTCGCTTCTTAGGACAGTCCGTCAAAGGATCTGATCCATTTGAACTCGCACGTAAAGTAAACGACCTCGAAGTACGCTGGAGATCAGTTGCTGCCGAAGCTGCAGCGATGGGACTAGCCATTCTCGATATCGTGCTTGGAAAGAAAACCCGCTGGTCACACTTCAAACAACAAATTCACCAGTGCTACACACCTGCAGTCTATTTAGGACGCGGCATGGCTATAGGACTTATCAAGCCTCGCTGCCAATTCCATCAAGACATTCAAGAAAGTATGTTTTCCTGGTTGACCGTAGACGGAATGGGCTTCACGCAAGCCTTTCTGCACCACTTGCACAAAGTTGGAAAATCCTCAGGCTTGCTGCCGTTGCACGACTGCGATTCAAAAACGCACCAAAACATTTTCGACCAAGGTGTCGGTCGATTCCTCTGGATAAATCACGGACACGAATTACCAGTCTTAGTAGCAATCATCAACAAACAAGAAAAACACCGCCTCGCCGACTTATGGTCAGGCGTAGGAGTCGCCAGTACATTCCTCGGCTCGGTCGACAAAGAAAACATGCAGTACCTAAAACAAGAAGCCGGCATCTACGCACCTGATTTAGCCGTGGGCGCCAGCCTCGCCTGCCGCACCCGCCTAGCCGACGGCAGCCGCATGCCTCACTTGAATGACGTTATCGAAACGCTTTGTAAAGTCAACGCACAAGAATGCGCCGAAATAAGCGAACAAATGATGGACCAACTCTCACCATTCGGTGTCACCATAAATGGCACCCACTACTCGAACTACCACGTCTGGCGCAAACGGATGCGTGAGTTCTTCTAG
- a CDS encoding CRTAC1 family protein — protein sequence MPNLKPHAARILAVLLVVLTWAAAQPNRLSASAKADLASGFKFTKLPMPEPSQYPNSGVKVVRQVHPSLKRISAWISATGSSIALGDIDGDGLDNDYCFIDPRTDAILVGCVPGTKQRYPLTILNADKLVDATMAPMGALICDLNEDGLQDVLVYYWGRTPIAFLHQKGEIAKTAFIPKELIAGPNADENRWFSCAVTQADFDGDGHKDLLVCNYFKDGSRILDARAKGQEELHDSKSRSYNGGLKHFLLWSKDGYKEVKSNLADDVLRGWTVAAASADINGDLLPEIYLANDLGPDRLLLNQSKPGTLNFSVVEGKRDMMTPASSVLGRDSYKGMGVDFADVNNDGKFDIYVSNIAAEYGFMESHFLWLSKPQGKNQTPLYKQASEDLNLSRSGWGWDARLADFNNDGKLEAMQATGFLKGKTNRWPELQALGTGNDLMMHDARNWPSFKPGDDINGHEPNAFFVRAQDGRYYNITKEVGLADPMVSRGIAIADVDGDGDLDFAVANQWEPSYFYRNDSNDKNNFLSLRLTEGPQNLNAVGAIAKLHYPDGREAVAQVDGGSGHSGKRSSEIHFGLGDVNTAVPVDLLWRDSKGKVHEEKRTFEPGYHLVHLGSEVKGN from the coding sequence ATGCCGAACTTGAAGCCTCATGCCGCCCGTATTTTAGCCGTCCTCCTGGTCGTGCTGACCTGGGCTGCCGCGCAGCCGAATAGACTTTCCGCCTCGGCAAAGGCTGATTTAGCCTCCGGCTTCAAGTTTACAAAATTGCCCATGCCTGAGCCCTCACAATACCCAAATTCGGGTGTGAAAGTCGTCCGCCAGGTACATCCAAGTCTTAAGCGCATATCAGCCTGGATTTCCGCTACCGGTTCATCGATTGCTTTAGGCGATATTGATGGCGATGGTCTCGATAACGACTACTGCTTTATCGACCCGCGAACTGATGCCATTTTAGTTGGCTGCGTGCCGGGCACGAAACAACGTTATCCACTCACCATTCTCAATGCTGACAAATTAGTCGATGCCACCATGGCACCAATGGGTGCATTGATATGCGATCTAAACGAAGATGGACTGCAAGACGTCCTTGTCTATTATTGGGGACGCACACCAATTGCTTTTCTTCACCAGAAGGGTGAGATAGCTAAGACTGCTTTTATTCCAAAAGAACTAATTGCCGGACCAAACGCTGACGAAAATCGTTGGTTTAGCTGTGCTGTAACACAGGCTGACTTTGACGGTGATGGTCACAAGGACTTGCTCGTCTGCAACTACTTCAAAGACGGCTCGCGCATTCTTGATGCAAGAGCAAAAGGACAGGAAGAACTCCACGACTCCAAATCAAGGTCTTACAACGGCGGTTTGAAGCATTTTCTTCTTTGGAGCAAAGACGGCTACAAGGAAGTTAAATCAAATCTTGCCGATGATGTCTTGCGTGGTTGGACAGTCGCTGCAGCTTCAGCTGATATCAACGGTGACCTCTTACCTGAGATTTACCTGGCAAATGACCTTGGACCCGATAGGCTTCTTTTGAATCAGTCGAAGCCAGGCACGCTCAATTTCAGTGTTGTCGAAGGCAAGCGTGACATGATGACGCCTGCATCTTCCGTGCTCGGTCGCGATTCCTACAAAGGTATGGGCGTTGATTTTGCCGATGTGAATAACGATGGCAAATTCGACATTTACGTAAGCAATATTGCAGCCGAATATGGATTTATGGAAAGCCACTTCCTCTGGCTGAGTAAGCCTCAGGGCAAAAACCAGACTCCTTTGTACAAGCAGGCAAGTGAAGATCTAAATCTATCGCGCAGTGGCTGGGGTTGGGATGCTCGACTAGCCGACTTCAATAACGATGGCAAACTGGAAGCCATGCAAGCAACTGGTTTCCTCAAAGGGAAGACTAATCGCTGGCCGGAATTGCAAGCACTAGGCACCGGCAACGACCTGATGATGCATGACGCAAGAAACTGGCCATCGTTTAAACCAGGCGATGATATCAATGGTCATGAACCAAATGCGTTCTTTGTACGCGCTCAAGACGGACGTTACTACAACATAACCAAAGAAGTCGGACTTGCCGACCCGATGGTAAGTCGCGGTATAGCCATAGCTGATGTCGATGGTGATGGTGACTTGGACTTTGCTGTTGCAAACCAGTGGGAGCCTTCATATTTTTATCGCAATGACTCCAATGACAAGAATAATTTTCTATCGTTGCGTCTGACTGAAGGTCCGCAGAACTTGAATGCCGTAGGTGCAATTGCCAAATTGCATTACCCTGATGGACGTGAAGCTGTTGCTCAAGTAGATGGTGGCAGCGGCCATTCCGGTAAGCGCAGTAGTGAAATTCATTTCGGCTTGGGTGATGTGAACACAGCTGTGCCGGTTGATCTCTTATGGCGCGATAGTAAGGGAAAAGTCCATGAAGAAAAACGCACTTTTGAACCGGGTTATCACCTGGTGCATTTAGGCAGTGAGGTCAAAGGAAACTAA
- the hemG gene encoding protoporphyrinogen oxidase — translation MEVSGETSKSKHVVIVGGGISGLAAAYKLLESNPNLKITVLEAGNRCGGVISSLRQGELILEEGPDSILTQKPWALNLIKRLGLEKHVIETEKENRRTYVAWDGKLHALPEGFIMLAPTNFVTFFASTLFSPLGKLRMALEKFLPPKSDHGDESLANFVRRRFGKEALERIAQPMIGGIYTADPEKLSLKATMPRFMDMEKQHGSVISGLMKSDRKASGARYSLFIALDKGLGLLVDTLVSKLPADSIRTNAAVAGITKDNAGFSIKLINDETIHSDAVIIATPAIQASQMLSSFDANLSKLLSQIEYAPSAVLNLVYNKSDVPNFNGFGFVVPAKEKSSIIACTFVSQKYAGRAPQDTVLIRAFMGGALAKEVYAQNDEQLVESAKKELKKYLHINAQPKQAKLTRYPSSMPQYHLGHLELIADIQKLSGAYTGFALAGNYLHGPGIPDCVLTGETAAESVLEMLTLKGELQSSIG, via the coding sequence ATGGAAGTTTCGGGGGAAACCAGCAAAAGCAAACATGTCGTCATTGTAGGTGGCGGCATCTCCGGCTTAGCCGCGGCTTACAAGCTCCTTGAATCAAATCCAAATCTTAAAATCACTGTCTTAGAGGCAGGAAATAGATGTGGCGGGGTCATTTCCTCTTTACGGCAAGGCGAACTAATCCTGGAGGAAGGTCCCGATTCCATTCTGACACAAAAGCCTTGGGCGCTTAATCTCATTAAGCGACTGGGTTTGGAAAAGCACGTAATTGAAACGGAAAAAGAAAATCGCCGAACTTATGTTGCTTGGGACGGAAAGTTACATGCGTTGCCGGAAGGTTTCATCATGTTGGCGCCAACCAACTTTGTCACATTTTTTGCCTCGACGTTATTCTCACCGTTAGGCAAATTGCGCATGGCACTCGAGAAATTTTTGCCGCCTAAAAGTGACCATGGTGATGAGTCATTAGCCAACTTTGTACGCCGCCGATTCGGCAAAGAAGCTCTTGAGCGAATTGCACAACCAATGATTGGTGGCATTTATACAGCCGATCCGGAAAAGCTTAGTCTTAAGGCAACGATGCCACGATTTATGGATATGGAAAAACAACACGGTAGTGTAATTTCCGGATTGATGAAGTCTGACAGAAAAGCGTCCGGCGCTCGCTATAGTTTATTCATTGCGCTTGATAAAGGGCTTGGATTGCTTGTTGACACACTTGTTTCAAAATTACCTGCTGACTCCATTAGAACCAATGCTGCAGTTGCCGGAATCACTAAGGACAACGCAGGATTCTCAATCAAGCTAATAAATGACGAGACTATTCATAGCGATGCTGTGATTATTGCGACGCCGGCAATTCAAGCAAGTCAAATGCTTTCTTCCTTTGATGCTAATTTATCGAAGCTCCTTTCGCAAATAGAATACGCGCCATCTGCCGTGCTCAATCTCGTCTACAACAAATCAGATGTTCCTAACTTCAACGGATTTGGTTTTGTCGTGCCGGCAAAAGAAAAGAGTTCAATCATTGCTTGCACGTTCGTAAGTCAAAAATATGCAGGTCGTGCTCCGCAAGATACAGTTCTCATTCGAGCATTTATGGGCGGTGCACTAGCCAAAGAGGTTTATGCTCAAAATGACGAACAGCTTGTTGAAAGCGCAAAAAAGGAATTGAAAAAATACCTGCACATTAATGCTCAGCCCAAACAAGCAAAATTAACCCGCTATCCAAGCTCAATGCCGCAGTATCACTTGGGTCATTTAGAACTCATCGCCGATATACAAAAACTATCCGGCGCGTATACCGGATTTGCGCTTGCCGGAAATTACCTGCATGGGCCGGGCATTCCAGACTGTGTTTTAACTGGCGAAACTGCAGCGGAATCTGTCTTGGAAATGCTCACATTAAAAGGCGAATTACAGTCGTCAATCGGTTAA